One Phaseolus vulgaris cultivar G19833 chromosome 11, P. vulgaris v2.0, whole genome shotgun sequence genomic window carries:
- the LOC137839259 gene encoding uncharacterized protein, which produces MAALSRFVSASGEKGHPYFQCLKRNNRFVWTKECEEAFVRLKEYLVSPPVLCKPQVATPLRLYFAITERAISAVLVQDQDQVQKPIYFVSKVLQGPEVRYQALEKASLAVVFSARRLRHYFQSFTVLVMTDLPIQKVLKKPDVAGRMVKWAVELSEFDIKYEPRGPIKGQIFADFVVELSSETMQNAGEDFRWVLSVDGLSNQQGSGAGVILEGPNGVLIEQSLRFAFKASNNQAEYEALIVGILLAKEMGAKVLMARSDSLLVTGQVTGEFQAKDPQMAAYREYVQELRRSFVLFEVVHVPREQNARADLLAKLASSVCKSPVEKVVRGHRNATGIRFGGAATDEWASGVSQLGSAERLEEKVGKGQGVLG; this is translated from the exons atggccgcgCTGTCCCGGTTCGTATCCGCCAGCggggagaagggccacccatacttccaatgcttgaagaggaataacaggtttgtctggacgaaggagtgtgaagaagcttttGTGAGACTCAAAGAATACCTGGTGAGCCCGCCGGTCCTGTGCAAACCCCAAGTGGCGACACCCCTCAGAttgtactttgccataactgagagggcgataAGCGCGGTGCTTGTCCAAGATCAAGATCAGGTCCAGaaacccatctattttgttagcaaggtgttaCAAGGCCCAGAGGTGAGATATCAGGCTTTAGAGAAGGCGTCTCTGGCGgttgtattttcggcgaggaggctgcGCCATTACTTTCAAAGCTTCACAGTGTTGGTAATGACTGacttacccatccagaaggttttgaagaaaccggatgtggctgggagaatggtgaaatgggcggtggagttgtcggaattcgacatcaagtatgagccccgaggaccgatcaagggtcaaatcttcgctgactttgtggtcgagctgtctTCCGAAACCATGCAGAACGCCGGAGaagattttcgttgggtgctctcggtggatgggttgtccaaccagcagggcagcggggCTGGAGTTATtctggagggacccaatggtgtgttgatagagcagtccctgaggtttgctttcaaggccagcaacaatcaggcagaatatgaagcttTGATCGTCGGTATTCTGTTGGcgaaggagatgggagcaaaggTGTTGATGGCAAGGAGTGATTCATTGTTGGTCACTGGGCAAGTAACCGGCGAGTTTCAGGCcaaagatccgcagatggcagcttacCGGGAGTATGTGCAAGAGCTGAGGAGgtcctttgttttgtttgaagtggtgcacgtgccgagagagcagaatgcccgagctgacttgctagccaagctcgccagttcag tttgcaagtcacctgttgaaaaagTTGTGAGAGGACATCGGAACGCAACAGGTATTCGCTTCGGTGGAGCAGCCAcagacgaatgggcaagtggagtcagccaatTGGGTTCTgctgagaggcttgaagagaaggttggaaaaggccaaggggtcttgggctga